A genomic segment from uncultured Alistipes sp. encodes:
- a CDS encoding S8 family serine peptidase, which produces MKMNKYLISAFGALSLIAFNACSTEDLAEPSVSTGSESASEPAEMAGEVIVKFDAAVSDMLDERGLAQTRSGAPATRSGIYSVDEVLDMLGECELERIFPVDALHEERTREAGLHLWYVVRFSDKYSVEEVVDRLSALGEVQTATPNRTIKRAYRTDRKPVPFPKRLLNAPATRADGENGYVYNDHLLKWEWHIINRGYKDYFIIDPEEDPEVAKAKFKVGADVNCEKAWERSTGDPSIVVAVLDEGIYWRHPDLINNMWINEGETYGAREDNDGNGYAGDYYGYDFVNNTGIISCDASADTGHGTHVAGVIAARNNNGIGIASIAGGTEEEPGVKIMSCQIFSGSASSNTINLARAFKYAADNGAVILQCSWGYTSSAANGYENTPGFATQEEWEAACPLEKASLDYFVYNAGSPNGPIEGGIPIFSSGNEYAPAAGFPGAAEYCISVNSIAGDYTISTFSNYGTFSDIAAPGGDQDYYFDYVDIREDGEKDPSAPEYTAARGAVGCVLSTLPPQVSDDTCYGYMEGTSMACPHVSGVAALGLSYAAQLRKHFTAAEFRKLIVESVTPIDEYLTGDKKYYHYVTDLGKTYPRIIEMSQYAGKSGGLVNADKLLAAVENESAGTAVSFPNIYLGIGEENKVIETPARYFVNGESLTYTLTIENTAIASGKIENGKAVFTGLAEGATPASIKASNGETHSFNITVRKSANGSGWL; this is translated from the coding sequence ATGAAAATGAACAAATATCTCATATCGGCCTTCGGCGCCCTGTCGCTGATCGCCTTCAATGCCTGCTCAACCGAAGACCTCGCAGAACCCTCCGTTTCCACCGGCTCCGAATCCGCATCGGAGCCCGCGGAGATGGCCGGAGAGGTCATCGTGAAGTTCGATGCCGCGGTGAGCGACATGCTCGACGAACGCGGCCTGGCCCAAACCCGAAGCGGGGCTCCCGCCACACGCAGCGGAATCTACTCCGTGGACGAAGTCCTCGACATGCTCGGCGAATGCGAGCTGGAACGCATTTTCCCGGTAGACGCCCTCCACGAGGAGCGCACACGCGAGGCCGGGCTCCATCTGTGGTATGTAGTCCGCTTCAGCGACAAGTACAGCGTCGAGGAGGTCGTCGACCGGCTTTCGGCCCTCGGCGAGGTGCAGACCGCAACGCCCAACCGCACCATCAAACGCGCCTACCGCACCGACCGCAAGCCCGTCCCCTTCCCCAAGAGGCTGCTCAACGCCCCGGCAACCCGCGCCGACGGCGAGAACGGGTACGTCTACAACGACCATCTCCTGAAATGGGAGTGGCACATCATCAACCGCGGCTACAAGGATTACTTCATCATCGATCCGGAGGAGGACCCCGAAGTGGCCAAAGCCAAATTCAAGGTCGGTGCCGATGTCAACTGCGAAAAGGCCTGGGAACGCTCGACGGGCGATCCGTCGATCGTCGTGGCCGTGCTCGACGAGGGTATCTACTGGCGTCACCCCGACCTGATCAACAACATGTGGATCAACGAGGGCGAAACCTACGGGGCTCGTGAAGACAACGACGGGAACGGCTATGCCGGAGACTACTACGGATACGACTTCGTCAACAACACCGGAATCATCTCGTGCGACGCCTCGGCCGACACGGGACACGGCACGCACGTAGCCGGTGTCATCGCCGCCCGCAACAACAACGGAATCGGAATCGCCTCCATCGCCGGAGGTACGGAAGAGGAGCCCGGAGTCAAGATCATGTCGTGCCAGATCTTCTCCGGAAGCGCGTCCAGCAACACCATCAACCTGGCCCGCGCCTTCAAGTATGCCGCCGACAACGGTGCCGTCATCCTGCAGTGCAGCTGGGGATACACATCCAGCGCGGCCAACGGATATGAAAACACCCCGGGCTTCGCGACCCAGGAGGAGTGGGAGGCAGCCTGCCCGCTGGAAAAGGCGTCGCTCGACTACTTCGTCTACAACGCCGGATCGCCAAACGGCCCCATCGAAGGCGGTATTCCCATCTTCTCCTCGGGAAACGAATACGCCCCCGCGGCCGGATTCCCCGGAGCCGCCGAGTACTGCATCTCCGTGAACTCCATCGCCGGCGACTACACCATCTCAACCTTCTCGAACTACGGGACCTTCTCGGACATCGCGGCCCCGGGCGGTGACCAGGACTACTACTTCGACTATGTCGACATCCGCGAAGACGGGGAGAAGGACCCGTCGGCCCCGGAGTATACCGCAGCCCGCGGTGCCGTGGGATGCGTGCTCTCGACCCTGCCCCCGCAGGTCAGCGACGACACCTGCTACGGCTACATGGAGGGTACCTCGATGGCTTGTCCTCACGTTTCGGGTGTGGCCGCCCTGGGACTCTCGTATGCCGCCCAGCTGCGCAAGCACTTCACGGCTGCCGAATTCCGCAAACTGATCGTCGAGAGCGTCACCCCCATCGACGAGTACCTCACCGGCGACAAGAAGTACTACCACTATGTGACCGACCTGGGCAAAACCTATCCCAGAATCATAGAGATGTCGCAATACGCCGGCAAAAGCGGAGGTCTCGTCAATGCCGACAAGCTTCTGGCCGCCGTCGAAAACGAATCGGCCGGCACGGCGGTCTCCTTCCCGAACATCTACCTCGGAATCGGCGAGGAAAACAAGGTGATCGAGACCCCGGCCCGCTACTTCGTCAACGGAGAATCGCTGACCTACACCCTTACGATCGAAAACACCGCGATCGCTTCGGGCAAGATCGAAAACGGCAAGGCCGTATTCACCGGTCTGGCCGAAGGTGCCACCCCGGCATCCATCAAGGCCAGCAACGGTGAGACCCATTCGTTCAACATCACCGTCCGCAAGTCGGCCAACGGAAGCGGCTGGCTCTAA
- a CDS encoding DUF1573 domain-containing protein — protein MLHQGFIRYVLVLLGTAAALVAARPARGQFHIVPRERLDSMAQPALAHGAQAMRFDRTRIETGAIGEDDGPKSFVFTWRNTGDKPLVITRVKTTCGCAVPTCGKRPVKPGETDSVTVTYHPKGHPGRFVRKIFIFTQLAGNAPSATLELAGEVIPSARPTYAYPHAHGNLLLKQEEIRIEGTRPQVETIECLNGGNDTLRVRIDTRILPPCVRARFAPETLPPGGVGELTVRFDPAAGKAPGRIPLFLRGLGLQPGQSSVMVRIAAPYNDSKTANN, from the coding sequence ATGCTGCACCAAGGCTTCATACGTTACGTACTGGTCCTGCTCGGGACGGCGGCGGCACTCGTCGCCGCACGTCCCGCCCGGGGGCAGTTCCACATCGTCCCGCGTGAGCGCCTCGACAGCATGGCACAACCCGCACTGGCCCATGGTGCACAGGCAATGCGTTTCGACCGCACGCGGATCGAAACCGGAGCTATCGGCGAGGACGACGGCCCGAAAAGTTTCGTCTTCACGTGGCGGAACACCGGCGACAAACCCCTGGTCATCACCCGGGTGAAGACCACCTGCGGATGCGCCGTCCCGACCTGCGGAAAACGGCCGGTCAAACCCGGCGAAACGGACTCCGTGACGGTGACCTACCACCCCAAAGGGCATCCGGGACGCTTCGTGAGGAAGATTTTCATCTTCACGCAGCTCGCCGGGAATGCCCCCTCGGCGACCCTCGAACTCGCCGGTGAGGTCATCCCCTCGGCCCGTCCGACCTACGCCTATCCGCACGCCCACGGAAACCTGCTCCTCAAGCAGGAGGAGATCCGGATCGAAGGGACTCGCCCCCAGGTCGAAACCATCGAGTGCCTCAACGGCGGGAACGACACCCTGCGGGTGCGGATCGATACCCGGATCCTGCCCCCCTGCGTCCGGGCCCGATTCGCCCCGGAGACCCTCCCGCCCGGAGGGGTCGGGGAACTGACCGTGCGGTTCGACCCCGCGGCCGGGAAAGCCCCCGGGCGCATTCCGCTCTTCCTGCGGGGACTGGGGCTTCAGCCCGGGCAGAGCTCCGTCATGGTCCGCATCGCCGCACCCTACAACGATTCCAAAACCGCGAATAACTGA
- the ffh gene encoding signal recognition particle protein produces MFENLTDKLERSFKLLKGEGRITEINVAETLKEIRRALIDADVNYKVAKSFTDEVKQKALGQDVLKAVKPGQMMTKIVRDELAALMGGTATDIRLEGTPAVILIAGLQGSGKTTFSGKLAAMLKSKKGRQMLLVAGDVYRPAAIDQLKVLGSQIGVEVYTEEGNRNPVQIAENAIRYARQKSYNVVIVDTAGRLAVDEAMMQEITAIKAAVKPSETLFVVDAMTGQDAVNTAREFNDRLDFDGVVLTKLDGDTRGGAAISIRSVVNKPLKFISSGEKMDALQVFHPERMADRILGMGDVVSLVERAQEQFDEEEARKLKKKLVKDQFNFNDFIAQIQQIKKMGNLKDLASMLPGMGKMLKNVDIPDDVFKQTEAIISSMTPAEREHPEIINARRRERIAKGSGTTVADVNRLMKQFDDTRKMMKAVAGGGLKMPKMPGMMRRR; encoded by the coding sequence ATGTTCGAAAACCTGACCGACAAACTCGAACGGTCGTTCAAACTCCTCAAGGGCGAAGGCCGCATCACCGAAATCAACGTCGCCGAGACCCTCAAGGAGATCCGCCGCGCGCTGATCGACGCCGACGTAAACTACAAGGTCGCCAAGTCGTTCACCGACGAGGTGAAGCAGAAAGCCCTGGGGCAGGACGTGCTCAAGGCCGTCAAGCCCGGGCAGATGATGACCAAGATCGTCCGCGACGAACTCGCCGCACTGATGGGAGGTACGGCCACCGACATCCGCCTCGAAGGAACCCCGGCCGTCATCCTCATCGCCGGTCTGCAGGGTTCCGGTAAGACCACCTTCTCCGGAAAGCTCGCCGCCATGCTCAAAAGCAAGAAGGGGCGTCAGATGCTGCTCGTCGCCGGAGATGTCTACCGTCCCGCGGCCATCGACCAGCTGAAGGTCCTCGGCAGCCAGATCGGCGTCGAGGTCTACACCGAGGAGGGGAACCGAAATCCCGTCCAGATCGCCGAAAACGCCATCCGATACGCCCGCCAGAAGAGCTACAACGTCGTGATCGTCGATACAGCCGGACGTCTGGCCGTCGACGAGGCCATGATGCAGGAGATCACGGCCATCAAGGCCGCCGTCAAACCCTCGGAAACGCTCTTCGTGGTCGATGCCATGACCGGTCAGGATGCCGTCAACACGGCCAGGGAGTTCAACGACCGGCTGGATTTCGACGGCGTGGTCCTCACCAAACTCGACGGCGACACCCGTGGCGGTGCCGCCATCTCGATCCGTTCGGTCGTCAACAAACCCCTGAAGTTCATCTCCAGCGGCGAGAAGATGGATGCCCTGCAGGTCTTCCACCCGGAGCGCATGGCCGACCGGATCCTCGGCATGGGCGACGTCGTTTCGCTCGTCGAGCGCGCCCAGGAGCAGTTCGACGAGGAGGAGGCCCGCAAACTCAAGAAAAAACTCGTCAAGGACCAGTTCAACTTCAACGACTTCATCGCGCAGATCCAGCAGATCAAGAAGATGGGCAACCTGAAGGACCTGGCCTCAATGCTGCCCGGCATGGGCAAGATGTTGAAGAACGTCGACATCCCGGACGACGTATTCAAGCAGACCGAGGCGATCATCTCGTCGATGACCCCCGCAGAACGCGAACACCCCGAGATCATCAACGCCCGGCGCCGCGAACGCATCGCCAAAGGATCGGGAACGACCGTCGCAGACGTCAACCGGCTGATGAAGCAGTTCGACGACACGCGCAAGATGATGAAGGCCGTGGCCGGAGGCGGGCTGAAGATGCCCAAGATGCCCGGCATGATGCGCCGGCGGTAA
- the era gene encoding GTPase Era: protein MHKSGFVNIIGNPNVGKSTLMNALVGERLSIITAKAQTTRHRIMGIVSGDDFQIVYSDTPGILKPAYKLQESMMKFVDGALTDADIILYVTDTVEQSDRASRVLENIRHCGIPTIVVVNKIDLSNPASLDALVDKWHETLPEARIVPVSAREQFNIEGLFKTILDLLPEGPAFYPKDTLTDKTLRFFASEIIREKILRFYDKEIPYCCEIAIDSYKEEPEIDRIAATIFVARDSQKGILIGHKGEKLKRVGQAAREDMEQFLGKKVFLQLFVKVSDDWRNNERQLRRFGYETE from the coding sequence ATGCACAAATCGGGCTTCGTAAATATCATCGGAAATCCCAACGTCGGGAAATCCACCCTCATGAACGCGCTGGTCGGAGAACGCCTCTCCATCATCACCGCAAAGGCCCAGACCACCCGCCACCGCATCATGGGAATCGTCTCCGGTGACGATTTCCAGATCGTCTACTCCGATACCCCCGGCATCCTGAAACCCGCCTACAAGTTGCAGGAGTCGATGATGAAGTTCGTCGACGGCGCACTCACCGATGCCGACATCATCCTCTACGTCACCGATACCGTCGAGCAGTCGGACCGCGCATCCCGCGTCCTCGAAAATATCCGCCACTGCGGGATTCCCACCATCGTCGTCGTCAACAAAATCGACCTCTCGAATCCCGCCTCGCTCGATGCGCTCGTCGACAAGTGGCACGAAACACTCCCCGAGGCCCGGATCGTCCCCGTCTCGGCCCGCGAACAGTTCAATATCGAAGGCCTTTTCAAGACCATCCTCGACCTGCTCCCAGAAGGCCCCGCCTTCTACCCCAAGGATACCCTCACGGACAAGACCCTGCGCTTCTTCGCCTCGGAGATCATCCGCGAGAAGATCCTCCGGTTCTACGACAAGGAGATCCCCTACTGCTGCGAAATCGCCATCGACTCCTACAAGGAGGAGCCCGAAATCGACCGAATCGCCGCCACGATCTTCGTCGCCCGGGACTCCCAGAAGGGAATCCTCATCGGACACAAGGGCGAAAAACTCAAAAGGGTCGGGCAGGCCGCACGTGAAGACATGGAGCAGTTCCTCGGCAAAAAGGTCTTCCTGCAGCTCTTCGTCAAGGTCAGCGACGACTGGCGGAACAACGAACGACAGCTCCGCCGCTTCGGATACGAAACGGAATAG
- a CDS encoding tetratricopeptide repeat protein, whose product MRKFIIALLSGIALMCSPDAQAQYNREYFFWMGRSCMMNNDYQEAIRTLNTLLRFDEDAFEGYFLRGIAKYNLDDLLGAEEDFSTAIRLNPVYTQAYTYRAITRSRLGNYDDALQDFREAIELRPDLPGPYYSRGVTRLLNQQFKEAIEDFDKFIRQENKVADAFICRGLSYLHLKDTTRAYENFNTAIRTNRENPNGYNRRGGLYLDQERYEEAEADFNKAIECDSTYLLSFFNRALVYNATNRPMQALADFDRVIQLDSTNSLTYFNRAMLRTQIGDYNRALEDYDRVALYSPNNVLVYYNRAGVHAQLGEIEEAVKDYTSAIELYPDFANAYIYRGRLRELLQDPKGARSDRETAQRKIAEYRSRLSDSTYSIFADTTQRFDRLLSFDSKFAGSSFDRITGHNGGHEEMRLLPLFKFTLMRPDTLPEIRTYRLQRIEDFKKRIGNEYLTLSCRESNIAPDTLVMLDKEYALRLKSGDTSWTRLFERGVSQSLIKQYTNSVNTFSTAIEINPSNPFLYLNRSTTRAEMIDFISSIDNSYQRISIDSDPANRLNNNSKRTYSYDEAVADLNKAVKLFPDFAEAYYNRANLQALSGSLPEAYEDYSKAIELNPSFAEAYYNRGVIQIFMKDTRKGCLDLSKAGELGILEAYEILKRYAHLED is encoded by the coding sequence ATGCGCAAGTTCATCATCGCACTCCTGTCCGGTATCGCACTGATGTGCTCTCCCGACGCCCAGGCCCAGTACAACCGGGAATACTTCTTCTGGATGGGCCGCTCGTGTATGATGAACAACGACTACCAGGAAGCCATCCGCACGCTCAACACCCTGCTGCGCTTCGACGAGGATGCTTTCGAGGGATATTTCCTGCGCGGTATCGCCAAGTACAACCTCGACGACCTGTTAGGTGCCGAGGAGGACTTCTCGACGGCCATCCGCCTCAACCCCGTCTATACGCAGGCCTACACCTACCGGGCCATCACCCGCTCGCGCCTGGGAAACTACGACGACGCCCTGCAGGACTTCCGCGAGGCCATCGAGCTCAGGCCCGACCTCCCCGGACCCTATTACAGCCGCGGCGTCACACGCCTGCTGAACCAGCAGTTCAAGGAGGCCATCGAGGATTTCGACAAGTTCATCCGCCAGGAGAACAAGGTCGCCGACGCCTTCATCTGCCGCGGTTTGAGCTACCTCCACCTCAAGGACACCACCCGGGCCTACGAAAACTTCAACACCGCCATCCGCACCAACCGCGAAAACCCAAACGGGTACAACCGCCGCGGAGGACTCTATCTCGACCAGGAGCGTTACGAGGAGGCCGAGGCCGACTTCAACAAGGCCATCGAGTGCGACTCCACGTACCTGCTCTCGTTCTTCAACCGCGCGCTGGTCTACAACGCCACGAACCGTCCGATGCAGGCCCTGGCGGACTTCGACCGCGTGATCCAGCTCGATTCGACCAACTCGCTCACCTATTTCAACCGGGCCATGCTCCGCACCCAGATCGGCGACTACAACCGTGCCCTGGAGGATTACGACCGCGTGGCGCTCTACTCCCCGAACAACGTGCTGGTCTACTACAACCGCGCCGGAGTGCACGCCCAGCTGGGTGAGATCGAGGAGGCCGTCAAGGACTACACCTCGGCCATCGAGCTCTACCCCGACTTCGCCAACGCCTACATCTACCGCGGACGTCTGCGCGAACTCCTCCAGGATCCCAAAGGGGCCCGGAGCGACCGCGAAACCGCCCAGCGGAAAATTGCCGAATACCGTTCGCGCCTGAGCGACAGCACCTATTCGATCTTCGCCGACACCACGCAGCGGTTCGACCGCCTGCTGTCGTTCGACAGCAAGTTCGCCGGGAGCAGCTTCGACCGCATCACCGGCCACAACGGCGGGCACGAGGAGATGCGCCTGCTGCCGCTGTTCAAGTTCACGCTCATGCGCCCCGACACGCTGCCCGAAATCCGGACCTACCGCCTGCAGCGCATCGAGGACTTCAAGAAACGCATCGGAAACGAATACCTCACCCTCTCGTGCCGCGAAAGCAACATCGCACCCGATACGCTCGTGATGCTCGACAAGGAGTATGCCCTGCGGCTCAAGAGCGGCGACACGTCGTGGACCCGGCTCTTCGAACGCGGCGTCTCCCAGTCGCTCATCAAACAGTACACCAATTCGGTGAACACCTTCTCGACAGCCATCGAGATCAACCCCTCGAATCCGTTCCTCTACCTGAACCGCTCGACGACCCGCGCCGAGATGATCGACTTCATCTCCTCGATCGACAACTCCTACCAGCGGATCTCGATCGATTCGGACCCTGCGAACCGACTGAACAACAACTCGAAACGGACCTACAGCTACGACGAGGCCGTGGCCGACCTGAACAAGGCCGTGAAGCTCTTCCCGGATTTCGCCGAGGCCTACTACAACCGCGCCAACCTCCAGGCCCTCTCGGGCAGTCTCCCCGAAGCCTACGAGGACTACTCGAAGGCCATCGAACTGAACCCCTCGTTCGCCGAAGCCTATTACAACCGCGGCGTGATCCAGATCTTCATGAAGGATACCCGAAAGGGGTGCCTCGACCTCTCGAAGGCCGGAGAACTCGGCATCCTCGAAGCCTACGAGATCCTCAAACGCTACGCACATCTCGAAGACTAA
- a CDS encoding MFS transporter produces MTATIQRKLNDSPAARWTALILIALMMFFGYMFVDVMSPLKSLIESARGWDSGTFGTYAASEYFLNVFFFFLIFAGIILDKMGIRFTGLLSASLMVIGASIKFVGISDWFQTTAFCAWLDSWWAAFPGSAKMASLGFMIFGCGCEMAGTTVSKAIAKWFEGKEMALAMGLEMAIARLGVFAVMWLSPMISNHFDKSVVAPVAFCTALLVVGLLCYTVFVYMDRKLDRQLIAAGELKEQKSADEEFHVKDLGLIFRSKMFWLVALLCVLYYSAIFPFQRYAPNFLEVTLQVDAGTASQLFSCFPILAMILTPFLGAMLDYRGKGATMLMAGAIIMIACHLSFAFLLPAFPSKWLALLLIVTLGVSFSLVPAALWPSVPKIIDTKVLGSAYCLIFWIQNVGLCLVPLLIGLVLDATGGYTVPMIIFSTFGILAFIFSFYLKIEDRRKNYGLEKPNIN; encoded by the coding sequence ATGACAGCAACTATCCAACGCAAACTCAACGATTCGCCTGCGGCCCGATGGACGGCGCTGATCCTCATCGCCCTGATGATGTTCTTCGGCTATATGTTCGTCGACGTGATGTCGCCGCTCAAATCCCTCATCGAATCCGCCCGCGGATGGGACAGCGGGACGTTCGGAACCTATGCCGCCTCGGAATACTTCCTCAACGTCTTCTTCTTTTTCCTGATCTTCGCCGGAATCATCCTCGACAAGATGGGAATCCGGTTCACAGGGCTTCTCTCCGCCTCGCTGATGGTCATCGGAGCCTCGATCAAGTTCGTCGGAATCTCCGACTGGTTCCAGACCACGGCCTTCTGCGCGTGGCTCGACAGCTGGTGGGCGGCATTCCCCGGAAGCGCCAAGATGGCGTCGCTGGGATTCATGATCTTCGGCTGCGGATGCGAAATGGCCGGAACTACCGTCTCCAAAGCCATCGCCAAGTGGTTCGAAGGAAAGGAGATGGCACTCGCCATGGGCCTCGAAATGGCCATCGCACGTCTGGGCGTCTTCGCCGTCATGTGGCTCTCGCCCATGATCTCCAACCATTTCGACAAGTCGGTCGTGGCTCCCGTGGCATTCTGCACCGCCCTGCTCGTCGTCGGCCTGCTCTGCTACACCGTCTTCGTCTACATGGACCGGAAACTCGACCGCCAGCTCATCGCCGCCGGAGAACTCAAGGAGCAGAAATCCGCCGATGAAGAGTTCCATGTCAAGGACCTCGGTCTGATCTTCCGCAGCAAGATGTTCTGGCTCGTCGCCCTCCTGTGCGTGCTCTACTACTCGGCCATCTTCCCCTTCCAGCGATACGCCCCCAATTTCCTCGAAGTCACCCTCCAGGTCGACGCCGGAACCGCTTCGCAACTCTTCAGCTGCTTCCCGATCCTGGCCATGATCCTCACGCCCTTCCTCGGCGCCATGCTCGACTACCGCGGCAAAGGCGCCACGATGCTCATGGCCGGGGCCATCATCATGATCGCCTGCCACCTGAGTTTCGCATTCCTGCTCCCCGCATTCCCCTCGAAGTGGCTCGCACTGCTGCTGATCGTCACGCTCGGCGTCTCCTTCTCGCTCGTTCCCGCAGCACTCTGGCCCTCGGTCCCGAAGATCATCGACACAAAGGTCCTCGGTTCGGCATACTGCCTGATCTTCTGGATCCAAAACGTCGGACTCTGCCTCGTACCGCTGCTTATCGGACTGGTCCTCGACGCTACCGGCGGCTACACCGTGCCGATGATCATCTTCTCGACATTCGGCATCCTCGCCTTCATTTTCAGTTTCTACCTCAAGATAGAAGACCGCAGAAAAAATTACGGACTCGAAAAACCAAATATCAACTGA
- a CDS encoding glycosyltransferase, translating to MKITIVGPAHPYRGGLASILEILARTFQRRGAEVEIRTFTLQYPSLLFPGKSQTVTTPAPADLHITRCVHTVNPLNWWRVGRRIGRERPDFVLMKYWTPFMAPCFGSIARLARRNGHTKVLCQVDNVEPHEHHLIDRPCNRYFLRSVDGFIYMSEQVHRELAAYTSVPALFSPHPLFENFGERVERSEACVRLGLNPDLRYVLFFGLIRDYKGLDLLLDAWAALRRKGCTEGRRLIVAGEFYTAREPYLKQIADHGLQEEVLLHDRFVPDEEVKYYFSAADFVVQPYKTATQSGVTQIAYQFCVPMVVTDVGGLAEVVPDGRVGYVCPPTAEGVAAAIERMYEGDSLERFRRNCVEERRRFSWEEMCSRILELYDLVAAR from the coding sequence ATGAAAATCACCATTGTGGGGCCCGCCCACCCGTATCGGGGCGGACTGGCGTCGATTCTGGAGATCCTGGCGCGGACGTTCCAGCGCCGGGGTGCGGAGGTTGAGATCCGGACCTTCACGCTGCAATACCCGTCGCTGCTCTTCCCGGGGAAGAGCCAGACGGTGACGACGCCCGCTCCGGCCGATTTGCACATCACGCGGTGCGTCCATACGGTGAATCCGCTGAACTGGTGGCGGGTCGGGCGCCGGATCGGCCGCGAACGCCCGGATTTCGTGCTGATGAAGTACTGGACGCCCTTCATGGCGCCCTGCTTCGGGTCGATTGCGCGCCTGGCGCGCCGCAACGGCCATACGAAGGTCCTGTGCCAGGTCGATAATGTCGAGCCCCACGAACACCACCTGATCGACCGCCCCTGCAACCGTTATTTTCTGCGTTCGGTCGACGGCTTCATCTACATGTCCGAACAGGTCCACCGCGAACTTGCGGCCTATACGTCTGTTCCGGCTTTGTTTTCGCCGCACCCGCTGTTCGAGAATTTCGGCGAACGGGTCGAACGTTCGGAGGCCTGTGTGCGTCTGGGGCTGAATCCCGATCTTCGCTACGTTCTTTTTTTCGGGCTGATCCGCGACTACAAGGGGCTGGACCTGCTGTTGGATGCCTGGGCGGCGCTTAGGCGGAAGGGCTGCACGGAGGGTCGCCGCCTGATCGTGGCCGGGGAGTTCTACACGGCCAGGGAGCCCTATCTGAAGCAGATTGCCGACCACGGCCTGCAGGAGGAGGTGCTGCTGCACGACCGCTTCGTGCCGGACGAGGAGGTGAAATACTACTTTTCGGCGGCGGATTTCGTGGTCCAGCCCTACAAGACGGCGACGCAGAGCGGCGTGACGCAGATTGCCTATCAGTTTTGCGTGCCGATGGTCGTTACGGACGTCGGGGGGCTGGCGGAGGTCGTTCCGGACGGCCGGGTGGGGTATGTCTGCCCTCCGACGGCCGAAGGGGTCGCCGCGGCGATCGAACGGATGTACGAAGGGGATTCGCTGGAGCGTTTCCGGCGGAACTGCGTCGAGGAGCGGCGGCGTTTCTCGTGGGAGGAGATGTGCAGCCGCATCCTGGAGTTGTACGACCTGGTTGCCGCGCGGTAA
- a CDS encoding acyl-ACP thioesterase domain-containing protein: MAEKSLYNYRVEPQDVDFTLRATLASLSSSILNTAGLDAYGKGFGVDVLNADNHSWVLSRMAVEIDRRPEQYTGYTVATWISDYGRVLSTRNFTLTDAAGREFGRAVTQWAMIDLTTRSAVDLSWVGREHEEAVVPVPPPAAMPRKIRSVAPTQCSEHRVVYSDIDFNRHVNTMRYIEMMFDMLPVEMLTCELPMRLDIHFLKESRFGQTLTVGCELRERLALFEISADGTVAVRASVEWQENRA, encoded by the coding sequence ATGGCAGAGAAATCGCTTTATAATTACCGGGTGGAGCCGCAGGATGTGGACTTCACGTTGCGGGCGACGCTGGCGTCGCTGAGCTCCTCGATTCTCAATACGGCGGGCCTGGACGCCTACGGCAAGGGGTTCGGAGTGGATGTGCTCAATGCCGACAACCATTCGTGGGTGCTGTCGCGGATGGCCGTCGAGATCGACCGTCGTCCCGAACAGTACACGGGCTATACGGTGGCGACGTGGATCAGCGACTACGGCCGGGTCCTGTCGACCCGAAACTTCACGCTGACCGACGCTGCGGGCCGCGAGTTCGGACGGGCCGTGACGCAGTGGGCGATGATCGACCTGACGACTCGCTCGGCCGTGGACCTCTCGTGGGTCGGGCGCGAACACGAGGAGGCGGTGGTTCCCGTGCCGCCGCCGGCAGCCATGCCGCGCAAGATCCGCTCGGTGGCGCCCACGCAGTGCTCCGAACACCGGGTCGTTTACAGCGACATCGACTTCAACCGCCATGTCAATACGATGCGCTATATTGAGATGATGTTCGACATGCTTCCTGTCGAGATGCTGACGTGCGAGTTGCCGATGCGTCTGGACATCCACTTCCTGAAGGAGAGCCGTTTCGGGCAGACGCTGACGGTGGGTTGCGAGTTGCGGGAACGCTTGGCGCTGTTCGAGATTTCGGCCGACGGCACGGTGGCGGTCCGGGCCAGCGTGGAGTGGCAGGAGAACCGGGCCTGA